One Polaribacter sp. SA4-12 genomic window carries:
- a CDS encoding YjjG family noncanonical pyrimidine nucleotidase, protein MAQIKHVFFDLDHTLWDFEKNSDLTFEKIFTINNINTDLASFLEVYKPLNFEYWKLYREEKVTKGELRYGRLKKTFDAINYVISDETIDVIADQYIECLADFNYLFEGTFEILDYLKDKYKLHIITNGFEEIQSRKMISSNIYHYFDKVITSESVGVKKPNPKVFTYALDLAKADKENSIMIGDSIEADINGALKIGMKAIHCNFENEIINSNEFISITSLLEIKQYI, encoded by the coding sequence ATGGCACAGATAAAACACGTCTTCTTTGACTTAGATCATACTTTATGGGATTTTGAAAAAAATTCTGATTTAACTTTTGAAAAAATTTTTACTATTAATAATATAAATACCGATTTAGCGTCTTTTTTAGAAGTATACAAACCTCTTAATTTTGAATATTGGAAACTATATAGAGAAGAGAAAGTAACTAAAGGTGAGTTGAGGTATGGTAGATTAAAAAAGACTTTTGATGCAATTAATTACGTAATTTCTGATGAAACGATTGATGTAATTGCAGATCAATATATAGAGTGTTTAGCAGATTTTAATTATCTTTTTGAAGGAACATTCGAAATTCTTGATTATTTAAAAGACAAATATAAACTGCATATTATTACCAATGGTTTTGAAGAAATTCAGAGTAGAAAAATGATAAGTTCTAATATTTATCATTATTTTGACAAGGTGATTACATCTGAATCTGTTGGAGTAAAAAAACCAAACCCTAAAGTTTTTACGTATGCCTTAGATTTAGCAAAAGCAGATAAAGAAAACTCAATTATGATAGGAGATAGTATAGAGGCCGATATTAATGGAGCATTAAAAATAGGAATGAAAGCGATTCATTGTAATTTCGAAAATGAGATAATAAACAGCAATGAGTTTATTTCTATAACCTCTCTTTTAGAAATAAAACAATATATTTAA
- a CDS encoding DUF5723 family protein, whose product MKRIFPLLFIFFAIKMYGQNKQVLYNFAELPQTLLLNPGAETNYKFHVGVPLLSGFSSEFGSTGFIVSDLFSVDNRPINDKVSEVLNKVTTKDHLKFNTQIEILNAGFRYDDKNYFSFGFYEEFDAISYAPKDPITLITEGNSAYLNKNFDLSQILYKADVLGVLHFGVTRQINDKFTVGARLKIYSSALNLESANNSGTFTTVNGADNIYTHYLDNVNVNLRTSGLVEGNEYIDNPESYLGNTFFGSNLGIGIDFGFTSHLSDQLELTGSIVDLGFINHKKNIKNSFIKGDYKFEGIEFGYDPNNSINYWDELDEDFKEKVPSGDTQESYISWRPTKLIASLKYSFGQKRSKYCYDNTYKNFYRNALGVQLYSVFRPLNSQLALTGFFEKSFSEKLHTKVTYTIDDYSFYNIGAGISAQIGKLNFYGMVDNIAQFGDIASANNISIQLGINIIFN is encoded by the coding sequence ATGAAAAGAATATTTCCTCTATTATTTATTTTCTTTGCAATTAAAATGTATGGCCAAAACAAGCAAGTATTATACAATTTTGCAGAATTACCTCAAACCCTACTTTTAAATCCTGGTGCTGAAACTAATTATAAATTTCATGTTGGAGTTCCCCTATTATCAGGTTTTTCTTCTGAATTTGGTTCTACAGGGTTTATTGTTTCAGATTTGTTTTCTGTTGATAATAGACCAATTAATGATAAGGTTTCTGAAGTTTTAAATAAGGTAACAACAAAAGATCACCTTAAATTTAATACACAAATAGAAATTTTAAATGCAGGTTTTAGATACGATGATAAAAACTATTTTAGTTTTGGCTTCTATGAAGAGTTTGATGCAATTTCTTATGCTCCTAAAGATCCAATAACATTAATTACTGAAGGGAATTCAGCATATCTAAATAAAAATTTTGATCTCTCTCAAATTTTATATAAGGCGGATGTTTTAGGGGTTCTTCATTTTGGAGTTACAAGACAAATTAATGATAAGTTTACTGTAGGAGCAAGGCTTAAAATTTATTCTTCTGCTTTAAATCTAGAAAGTGCTAATAATTCAGGAACTTTTACAACTGTAAATGGAGCTGATAATATTTATACACATTACTTAGATAATGTAAATGTTAATTTAAGAACTTCTGGTTTGGTTGAGGGTAATGAATATATCGATAACCCAGAAAGTTATTTAGGGAATACTTTTTTCGGTTCTAATCTAGGTATTGGTATCGATTTTGGTTTTACTTCTCATCTTTCAGATCAATTAGAATTAACAGGAAGTATTGTTGATCTTGGTTTTATCAATCATAAGAAAAATATTAAGAATTCATTTATCAAAGGAGATTACAAATTTGAAGGGATTGAATTTGGATATGATCCCAATAATTCAATAAATTATTGGGATGAACTAGATGAAGATTTTAAAGAAAAAGTTCCTAGTGGAGATACTCAAGAATCATATATTTCATGGAGACCTACAAAGTTAATTGCATCTTTAAAATATAGTTTTGGTCAAAAAAGAAGTAAATATTGTTATGATAATACGTACAAAAATTTTTATAGAAATGCACTTGGAGTTCAATTGTATTCAGTTTTTAGACCTTTAAATTCACAATTGGCATTAACAGGTTTCTTTGAGAAATCATTTTCAGAAAAGTTACATACAAAAGTTACTTACACTATAGATGATTATTCTTTTTATAATATTGGTGCAGGCATTTCTGCTCAAATAGGGAAATTAAATTTTTATGGTATGGTAGATAATATCGCGCAATTTGGCGATATTGCATCTGCAAATAATATTTCGATACAATTAGGAATTAATATAATATTCAATTAA
- a CDS encoding replication-associated recombination protein A, whose amino-acid sequence MNEPLAERIRPKTLDDYISQQHLVGKSGVLTNLIKKGIIPSLILWGPPGIGKTTLANIIAEESGRPFYTLSAISSGVKDVREIIEKAKKSGGLFTAKNPILFIDEIHRFSKSQQDSLLGAVEKGWVTLIGATTENPSFEVIPALLSRCQVYILNSFDKNDLVALLHRAMEKDALLSTKKITLKETDALLQVSSGDARKLLNIFELLVSAEDEIEITNDLVLEKVQKNTVRYDKTGEQHYDIISAFIKSIRGSDPNGAVYWLARMIEGGEDVKFIARRLLISASEDIGNANPTALILANNTFQAVSVIGNPESRIILSQCAVYLANSPKSNASYLAIDNALNLVRNTGDLSIPLHLRNAPTKLMKDLDYGKNYKYSHNYENNFVDQEFLPDEISGTKFYEPGNNARENNFRETMKNKWKNRYDY is encoded by the coding sequence ATGAATGAACCTTTGGCAGAAAGAATTAGACCTAAAACGCTTGATGATTATATTAGTCAGCAACATTTAGTAGGGAAAAGTGGTGTTTTGACTAATTTAATTAAAAAAGGTATCATTCCTTCTTTAATTTTATGGGGACCTCCAGGAATTGGAAAAACTACTTTAGCCAATATTATTGCAGAAGAATCTGGTAGACCATTTTATACTTTAAGTGCAATAAGTTCTGGAGTGAAAGATGTTAGAGAAATTATTGAAAAAGCGAAAAAAAGCGGTGGTTTATTTACCGCAAAAAACCCTATTTTGTTTATTGATGAAATTCATCGATTTAGCAAATCTCAACAAGATTCACTTTTAGGTGCTGTAGAAAAAGGTTGGGTTACTTTAATTGGTGCAACAACAGAAAACCCAAGTTTTGAAGTGATACCTGCCCTACTCTCTCGTTGTCAGGTTTATATTTTAAATTCTTTTGATAAAAACGACTTGGTAGCTCTTTTACATAGAGCAATGGAAAAAGATGCGCTTTTATCAACCAAAAAAATAACTTTAAAGGAAACTGATGCGCTATTACAAGTTTCTAGTGGTGATGCTAGAAAACTTTTAAATATTTTTGAATTACTAGTTTCTGCTGAAGATGAAATAGAAATTACAAATGATTTAGTTTTAGAAAAAGTACAGAAGAATACTGTAAGATATGATAAAACCGGAGAACAACATTATGACATTATTTCTGCATTTATAAAATCGATAAGAGGTAGTGACCCAAATGGCGCTGTTTATTGGTTAGCAAGAATGATAGAAGGTGGTGAAGATGTGAAATTTATTGCGAGAAGATTACTCATTTCTGCTTCTGAAGATATTGGAAACGCAAATCCGACAGCTTTAATATTAGCAAACAATACATTTCAGGCAGTTTCTGTAATTGGAAACCCTGAATCTAGAATAATATTAAGTCAATGTGCAGTTTATTTAGCAAACTCACCAAAAAGTAACGCTTCTTATTTGGCTATAGATAATGCATTAAATTTAGTTAGAAATACGGGTGATTTATCTATACCGTTACATCTAAGAAACGCACCAACTAAATTGATGAAAGACCTAGATTATGGTAAGAACTACAAATATTCTCATAATTATGAGAATAATTTTGTAGATCAAGAGTTTTTACCTGATGAAATTTCTGGAACAAAATTCTATGAACCTGGAAATAATGCAAGGGAAAATAACTTTAGAGAAACTATGAAAAATAAATGGAAAAATAGATATGATTATTAA
- a CDS encoding rhomboid family intramembrane serine protease — protein sequence MNDNNQLKRSKSTFFIPIAYVLAIWLIYWVEISFNFNFNKYGVFPRTLLGFRGVFLTHFIHSNPSHLFNNSIPLFVLLSSLFYFYKDVAYKVLLFGGFLAGFLTWCIARESYHIGASGIVYLLFSFVFFSGMIKKHYRLVSISFIIIFLYGSMIWYVLPIKDGVSWEGHLSGFVVGLFFAITYRNKGIIKEEHQFTQTEFDDLFDENGNFSPPKIEEEIEV from the coding sequence ATGAATGATAATAATCAGCTTAAACGATCGAAGTCAACTTTTTTTATTCCAATAGCATATGTACTTGCAATTTGGTTAATTTATTGGGTAGAAATAAGTTTTAACTTCAATTTTAATAAGTATGGAGTTTTTCCAAGAACTCTTTTGGGTTTTAGGGGTGTTTTTTTAACTCATTTTATACATAGTAATCCTAGTCACCTTTTTAATAATTCCATTCCTTTATTTGTGCTTTTAAGTAGCCTTTTTTATTTTTATAAAGACGTTGCATACAAGGTGTTGTTATTTGGAGGTTTTCTTGCAGGTTTTCTAACCTGGTGTATTGCCAGAGAATCCTATCATATTGGCGCAAGTGGAATTGTATATCTACTTTTTAGTTTTGTTTTTTTTAGTGGGATGATAAAAAAACATTATAGATTGGTTTCTATATCTTTTATCATTATTTTTCTTTATGGAAGTATGATTTGGTATGTATTACCAATTAAAGATGGTGTTTCTTGGGAAGGGCATTTGTCTGGATTTGTTGTAGGTCTCTTTTTTGCCATTACCTATAGGAATAAAGGAATTATAAAAGAAGAGCATCAATTTACTCAAACAGAATTTGATGATTTATTTGATGAAAATGGAAACTTCTCTCCACCAAAAATAGAGGAGGAGATAGAAGTGTAA
- the rlmB gene encoding 23S rRNA (guanosine(2251)-2'-O)-methyltransferase RlmB — translation MTTETIETTNIFGIRAIIEAIESGSTINKVYLQKGLRGELFYELNKLIKTHNLTTSMVPVEKLDRLSKNSNHQGAVAQISPVEFYDLEELIEKTVESGKTPLFLLLDQLSDVRNFGAVIRTAECTGVNGIIIQKNGSAPVNAETIKTSAGAAFKIPICKVDHIKDALFLLQASDIKTVAATEKTEDSLYDIDLNQPIAIVMGSEHRGVNPSILKMVDYKAKLPLLGEIASLNVSVACGAFLYETVRQRIAATEI, via the coding sequence ATGACTACAGAGACAATAGAAACAACAAATATATTTGGTATAAGAGCAATTATTGAAGCCATTGAAAGTGGTTCTACAATAAATAAAGTATACCTACAAAAAGGGCTTAGAGGAGAATTGTTTTACGAACTTAATAAATTAATTAAAACACACAATCTTACAACAAGTATGGTTCCTGTGGAAAAGTTAGATAGATTATCTAAAAACAGTAATCATCAAGGTGCTGTTGCACAAATATCTCCAGTAGAATTCTATGATTTGGAAGAACTAATTGAAAAAACAGTAGAGAGTGGTAAAACTCCGTTGTTTTTACTATTAGATCAATTATCTGATGTTAGAAACTTTGGTGCTGTTATTAGAACTGCAGAATGTACAGGCGTTAACGGAATTATAATTCAAAAGAACGGAAGTGCTCCTGTAAATGCTGAGACCATAAAAACTTCAGCAGGTGCTGCTTTTAAAATTCCAATTTGTAAAGTAGATCATATAAAAGATGCTTTATTTTTATTGCAAGCTTCTGACATTAAAACTGTAGCTGCTACAGAAAAAACGGAAGATTCTCTTTATGATATTGATTTAAACCAACCTATTGCAATAGTTATGGGGTCTGAACACAGAGGTGTGAACCCGTCAATACTAAAAATGGTAGATTATAAAGCAAAATTACCTTTACTAGGAGAAATTGCATCGCTAAATGTTTCGGTTGCTTGTGGTGCTTTCTTATATGAAACTGTAAGACAGAGAATCGCAGCTACTGAAATCTAA